A part of Nesterenkonia lutea genomic DNA contains:
- a CDS encoding pyridoxal phosphate-dependent aminotransferase, whose amino-acid sequence MMPSQRSQVPGFEVMSILARIDAMRAAGRDVVSLTAGEPGSGAPEAVNQAAAQIHAANTVLNYTAAMGIMPLREAIAGHYERWYGVTVPVERIAVTTGSSGAFMLSFLAAFDPGDRVALARPGYPAYRNILTALGIEVVDLDCGPAERFQPTVAQLEAEVRTHGELSGLILASPANPTGTMVERATLVELSRWCADHDVQLISDEIYHGISFGAENVSASEMESEAVVISSFSKYWGMPGWRLGWMVLPEHLVDPVSRLAGNVSLCPPHATQLAAVQAFSPESLSFAAAQVQGYAAARALVLDRLGELGWGEAAPADGAFYVYAHLSGQLARFGDSAAYCRSLLEEAGVAIVPGTDFDPVGGHEWVRLSLAPGEQAVAEGLRRILQFQRDQAGQAPLS is encoded by the coding sequence ATGATGCCCTCGCAGAGATCACAGGTGCCCGGATTCGAGGTGATGAGCATCCTGGCCCGCATCGACGCCATGCGCGCGGCCGGCAGAGACGTGGTCTCGCTGACCGCGGGGGAGCCCGGATCCGGAGCCCCGGAGGCGGTGAACCAGGCGGCCGCGCAGATCCACGCGGCCAACACGGTGCTGAACTACACCGCCGCGATGGGGATCATGCCGCTGCGCGAGGCCATCGCGGGCCACTACGAGCGCTGGTACGGGGTCACGGTGCCGGTGGAGCGGATCGCGGTGACCACCGGCTCCTCAGGGGCCTTCATGCTCAGCTTCCTGGCGGCCTTCGATCCGGGCGACCGCGTGGCCCTGGCGCGGCCCGGCTACCCCGCCTACCGCAACATCCTCACGGCCCTGGGGATCGAGGTGGTGGACCTCGACTGCGGTCCGGCGGAGCGCTTCCAGCCCACAGTGGCCCAGCTCGAGGCAGAGGTCCGCACCCATGGCGAGCTCTCCGGCCTGATCCTCGCATCCCCGGCCAATCCCACCGGCACCATGGTCGAACGCGCGACGCTCGTCGAGCTCTCCCGCTGGTGCGCCGACCATGATGTGCAGCTGATCAGCGATGAGATCTACCACGGCATCAGCTTCGGGGCGGAGAACGTCAGCGCGAGCGAGATGGAGTCCGAGGCGGTGGTCATCTCCTCCTTCTCCAAGTACTGGGGCATGCCCGGGTGGCGGCTGGGCTGGATGGTGCTGCCCGAACATCTGGTCGATCCGGTCTCACGGCTCGCCGGCAACGTGTCGCTGTGTCCTCCCCATGCCACCCAGCTGGCAGCGGTCCAGGCCTTCAGTCCGGAGTCGCTGAGTTTCGCCGCAGCGCAGGTGCAGGGATATGCGGCGGCCCGCGCGCTGGTGCTGGACCGGCTCGGGGAACTGGGCTGGGGAGAAGCGGCACCGGCCGACGGCGCGTTCTACGTCTATGCCCACCTGAGTGGGCAGCTCGCCCGATTCGGCGATTCCGCCGCGTACTGCCGGTCCCTGCTGGAGGAGGCGGGGGTGGCGATCGTGCCGGGCACCGACTTTGATCCGGTGGGCGGGCATGAATGGGTCCGACTCAGCCTCGCCCCGGGGGAGCAGGCGGTGGCCGAAGGGCTGCGCCGGATCCTGCAGTTCCAGCGGGATCAGGCTGGGCAGGCCCCGCTCAGCTGA
- the modA gene encoding molybdate ABC transporter substrate-binding protein → MRSSARIGMPGARSRVAAGLLLAGLLALAGCSSAPGSETESTSDSLTASEISVFVAASLDEVMTTIAADFEADTGISVRLSSAGSADLLAQLLQGAPADLFIPADERTMDRAATQDLISAPTQLIASNTLVIAVPAGNPAQIDALEDLEGPAGASSAPNSPVLVQCAPQVPCGAAARQVAAAADVSLAPVSEELSVTDVLGKVRSGEADAGLVYSTDVRLAAAEVDAVDIPEAAEFPNRYPAAVLAESAQPEAAAAFLEFLLTEDGQRPLREAGFTPAGES, encoded by the coding sequence ATGCGCAGCTCAGCCCGAATCGGCATGCCCGGCGCCCGGTCGAGGGTCGCTGCCGGGCTGCTCCTCGCCGGACTGCTGGCACTGGCCGGATGCAGCTCCGCCCCCGGATCCGAGACCGAGTCCACCTCGGACTCCCTGACTGCTTCCGAGATCAGCGTGTTCGTCGCGGCATCCCTCGATGAGGTGATGACCACGATCGCCGCAGATTTCGAGGCGGACACGGGCATCTCCGTGCGGCTCAGCTCGGCGGGCTCTGCGGACCTGCTCGCCCAGCTCCTGCAGGGTGCGCCTGCGGACCTCTTCATCCCCGCCGATGAGCGGACCATGGACCGCGCCGCGACGCAGGACCTGATCTCCGCACCGACCCAGCTCATCGCCTCGAACACCCTGGTCATCGCGGTTCCCGCCGGGAACCCCGCGCAGATCGACGCCCTGGAGGACCTCGAGGGCCCCGCCGGGGCGTCCTCAGCCCCGAACTCACCGGTGCTGGTGCAGTGCGCCCCTCAGGTGCCCTGCGGCGCCGCCGCGAGACAGGTCGCGGCGGCGGCCGATGTCAGTCTCGCCCCGGTGAGCGAGGAGCTTTCGGTGACCGATGTGCTGGGCAAGGTGCGCAGCGGCGAGGCCGATGCCGGCCTGGTCTACTCCACCGATGTGCGCCTCGCCGCCGCCGAAGTGGACGCGGTGGACATCCCGGAGGCCGCAGAGTTCCCGAACCGGTATCCGGCCGCAGTGCTGGCCGAGTCCGCCCAGCCGGAGGCCGCGGCGGCGTTCCTCGAGTTCCTGCTCACCGAGGACGGGCAGCGGCCGCTGCGCGAGGCCGGGTTCACCCCGGCGGGTGAGTCGTGA
- a CDS encoding ABC transporter permease, translated as MSRRAAAAAPRWILLPAALGAVFILLPITALLIRIELAELPALLSSAAALSALWLSLRTAVLATVLCTVLGVPLALVLSHASFKGSGALRTLILLPLVLPPVIGGIALLNTFGRQGLLGETLDVLGIQVAFSTAAVVLAQTFVSLPFMVIAVEAALRGVQKEVVEAAVVDGAGPTQLLRSIVLPLIAPGMVSGVVLAFARSLGEFGATIAFAGSLQGVTRTLPLEIYLQRETDPDAAVALSVLLIVVAVVVIGLTRPRTAPDALR; from the coding sequence GTGAGCCGCCGGGCTGCGGCCGCCGCGCCGAGATGGATCCTGCTCCCCGCCGCGCTGGGGGCCGTCTTCATCCTGCTGCCCATCACGGCGCTGCTGATCCGCATCGAGCTCGCCGAACTGCCCGCGCTGCTGAGCTCCGCGGCGGCACTGTCCGCACTGTGGCTGAGCCTGCGCACCGCGGTCCTGGCCACCGTGCTCTGCACTGTCCTCGGCGTGCCGCTGGCCCTGGTGCTCAGCCATGCCAGCTTCAAGGGCAGCGGCGCCCTGCGCACACTGATCCTGCTGCCCCTGGTGCTGCCGCCGGTCATCGGCGGCATCGCGCTGCTGAACACCTTCGGGCGGCAGGGGCTGCTGGGCGAGACCCTGGATGTGCTGGGGATCCAGGTCGCGTTCTCCACAGCAGCGGTGGTGCTGGCGCAGACCTTCGTCTCGCTGCCCTTCATGGTGATCGCCGTGGAGGCGGCGCTGCGCGGAGTGCAGAAGGAGGTGGTGGAGGCGGCCGTGGTCGATGGCGCCGGTCCGACCCAGCTGCTGCGCAGCATCGTGCTGCCGCTGATCGCGCCTGGAATGGTCTCGGGCGTGGTGCTCGCCTTTGCGCGCTCGCTCGGTGAGTTCGGCGCGACCATCGCTTTCGCGGGAAGCCTGCAGGGGGTCACCCGGACCCTGCCGCTGGAGATCTACCTGCAGCGGGAGACGGACCCGGACGCCGCCGTCGCCCTCTCGGTGCTGCTGATCGTGGTTGCGGTGGTCGTCATCGGCCTCACTCGGCCACGTACCGCGCCAGATGCTCTCCGGTGA
- a CDS encoding ATP-binding cassette domain-containing protein, producing the protein MSEELSHHDVIRVVGARENNLKGFSLEIPKRALTVFTGVSGSGKSSLVFGTIAAESQRMINETYSAFLQGFMPSLNRPEVDDLQGLTAAIVVDQERLGANVRSTVGTVTDVFTLLRILFSRIGEPHIGSPQAFSFNVASVSGAGAVTFERGGEKTRERREFSITGGMCSRCEGRGQINDIDVSQLIDETRSLNEGAITVPGYKAGGWSVKFYAESGFFDPDKAIRDYTEQERHDLLHRESEKVRMSGVNMTYQGLVPQVRRSMLSKDREAMQPHIKAFVDRAVTFVTCPECGGTRFSELTRSVKVQGRDIAEVCAMELRELADWLRSLEDPAVAPLRASLLQSVEHFIEIGLGYLSLDRPAGTLSGGEAQRVKMIRHLGSALTDITYVFDEPTIGLHPHDISRMNQMLLRLRDKGNTVLVVEHKPETIEIADHVVDLGPRAGDSGGELCFAGSVAQLRESDTLTGRHLDYRARVKDRDHVREATGVIEIRGAGANNLRDVDVDIPTGVLTVVTGVAGSGKSTLIEGSLAGREGVAFIDQTGIRGSSRSNPATYTGLLEPIRKAFAKANGVKPALFSANSEGACPTCGGAGVIYTELGVMETVASPCEECEGRRFRHDVLEHTLGDPDGGAKNISEVLDLSVDQAAEFFAAGASRLPAASKILTRLADVGLGYLRLGQRLNTLSGGERQRIKLATRMADPGGVYVLDEPTTGLHLADVENLLGLLDRLVDSGTSVVVIEHHQAVMAHADWIIDLGPGAGGDGGRVVFTGTPAQLIARADTLTGEHLARYVAE; encoded by the coding sequence GTGAGCGAAGAGCTGAGCCACCACGACGTCATCCGCGTGGTCGGGGCGAGGGAGAACAACCTCAAGGGATTCAGTCTCGAGATTCCCAAACGGGCGCTCACAGTCTTCACCGGAGTCTCCGGCTCGGGGAAGTCCTCGCTGGTCTTCGGCACGATCGCCGCGGAGTCCCAGCGGATGATCAACGAGACCTACAGCGCCTTTCTGCAGGGGTTCATGCCCAGCCTCAACCGTCCCGAGGTCGACGACCTCCAGGGGCTCACAGCCGCGATCGTGGTGGACCAGGAGCGTCTGGGCGCCAATGTCCGTTCCACCGTGGGCACGGTGACCGATGTGTTCACCCTGCTGCGCATCCTCTTCAGCCGGATCGGAGAGCCGCATATCGGCTCCCCGCAGGCATTCTCCTTCAACGTGGCCAGCGTCAGCGGTGCAGGGGCGGTGACCTTCGAGCGCGGCGGCGAGAAGACCAGGGAACGCCGGGAGTTCAGCATCACCGGGGGCATGTGCTCCCGCTGTGAAGGTCGCGGGCAGATCAATGACATCGACGTCTCCCAGCTGATCGACGAGACGAGATCGCTGAACGAGGGCGCGATCACGGTGCCCGGCTATAAGGCCGGCGGCTGGTCGGTGAAGTTCTACGCGGAATCCGGCTTCTTCGACCCCGACAAGGCCATTCGCGACTACACCGAGCAGGAGCGCCACGATCTGCTGCACCGCGAGTCGGAGAAGGTCAGGATGAGCGGGGTCAATATGACCTATCAGGGCCTGGTGCCGCAGGTCCGCAGGTCCATGCTGTCCAAGGACCGCGAAGCCATGCAGCCCCATATCAAGGCCTTCGTGGACCGCGCCGTGACCTTCGTGACCTGCCCCGAATGTGGCGGAACCCGGTTCAGCGAGCTCACCCGTTCAGTGAAGGTTCAGGGCCGTGACATCGCCGAGGTCTGCGCCATGGAGCTGCGCGAGCTCGCGGACTGGCTGCGGTCCCTCGAGGACCCCGCCGTGGCGCCGCTGCGCGCATCCCTGCTGCAGAGCGTGGAGCACTTCATCGAGATCGGGCTGGGCTATCTGAGTCTGGACCGGCCCGCTGGCACCCTCTCCGGAGGCGAGGCGCAGCGGGTCAAGATGATCAGGCATCTGGGCTCGGCGCTGACCGACATCACTTACGTCTTCGACGAGCCCACCATCGGGCTGCATCCGCACGACATCTCCCGGATGAACCAGATGCTGCTGCGCCTGCGGGACAAGGGGAACACCGTCCTGGTCGTGGAGCACAAGCCCGAGACCATCGAGATCGCCGACCATGTGGTGGACCTGGGCCCCCGGGCCGGAGACTCCGGCGGGGAGCTCTGCTTCGCCGGGAGCGTGGCGCAGCTGCGCGAGTCGGACACGCTGACCGGCCGCCACCTGGACTACCGGGCGCGGGTCAAGGACAGGGACCACGTGCGCGAGGCCACCGGGGTGATCGAGATCCGCGGCGCCGGCGCGAACAATCTGCGCGACGTGGATGTGGACATCCCCACGGGAGTGCTCACCGTGGTCACCGGGGTGGCCGGATCCGGCAAGTCCACGCTGATCGAGGGCAGCCTCGCGGGCCGCGAGGGCGTGGCGTTCATCGATCAGACCGGAATCAGAGGCTCGTCCCGCTCCAACCCCGCCACCTACACCGGGCTGCTGGAACCCATCCGCAAGGCCTTCGCCAAGGCCAACGGGGTCAAGCCGGCCCTGTTCAGCGCGAACTCCGAGGGAGCCTGCCCGACCTGCGGCGGCGCCGGAGTCATCTACACCGAGCTGGGCGTGATGGAGACCGTGGCGAGCCCCTGCGAGGAGTGCGAGGGCCGGCGTTTCCGCCATGACGTGCTCGAGCACACTCTGGGAGATCCCGACGGCGGAGCCAAGAACATCAGCGAAGTGCTCGACCTCTCGGTGGACCAGGCCGCGGAGTTCTTCGCCGCAGGAGCCTCACGACTGCCGGCGGCGTCGAAGATCCTGACCCGACTCGCCGACGTCGGACTGGGGTACCTCCGCCTCGGCCAGCGGCTGAACACCCTCTCCGGAGGTGAGCGTCAGCGGATCAAGCTCGCCACACGCATGGCTGATCCGGGAGGGGTCTATGTGCTGGACGAGCCCACCACAGGGCTCCATCTGGCTGATGTGGAGAATCTGCTGGGGCTGCTCGACCGCCTCGTGGACTCCGGGACCTCAGTGGTGGTGATCGAACATCATCAGGCGGTCATGGCCCATGCCGACTGGATCATCGATCTGGGCCCGGGAGCAGGCGGCGACGGCGGACGCGTGGTCTTCACCGGCACTCCTGCCCAGCTCATCGCGCGGGCGGACACGCTCACCGGAGAGCATCTGGCGCGGTACGTGGCCGAGTGA
- the rlmN gene encoding 23S rRNA (adenine(2503)-C(2))-methyltransferase RlmN: protein MDAEGRPKLQFAQPKVKQPPQHLADMTLDERIAKAKELGISGFRAKQLSVHYFRHYTADPDQMTDLPAETREQLVEEFLPPLLTEVRRLKTDDGATIKFLWRLFDGALVESVLMRYRSRITLCISSQCGCGMNCPFCATGQNGLTRNMSSAEIVDQIVQANRAIAAGELDAPNAAEVAEEKDHAALGEETDFAESEESAAAGKSASSSSSAGVGPQRVSNIVFMGMGEPLANYKRVMNAVRRMVDPAPEGLGMSARGITISTVGLVPAIRKLADENLPITFALSLHAPDDELRDQLIPVNSRWKADEAIDAAHHYYKTTGRRVSIEYALIKDMNDHQWRAELLAEKLNARGRGWVHVNPIPLNPTPGSIWTSSEPEVMRAFVNRLEALGVPTTLRDTRGKEIDGACGQLAAAED, encoded by the coding sequence ATGGACGCCGAGGGTCGCCCGAAGCTCCAGTTCGCCCAGCCCAAGGTCAAGCAGCCGCCCCAGCATCTGGCTGACATGACACTGGACGAGCGAATCGCCAAGGCCAAGGAGCTGGGAATCTCCGGGTTCCGCGCCAAGCAGCTCTCGGTGCACTACTTCCGTCACTACACCGCGGATCCCGACCAGATGACCGATCTCCCCGCGGAGACCCGCGAGCAGCTCGTGGAGGAGTTCCTGCCGCCGCTGCTCACCGAGGTGCGGCGGCTCAAGACCGACGACGGCGCCACGATCAAGTTCCTCTGGCGGCTCTTCGACGGCGCCCTGGTGGAGTCCGTGCTGATGCGCTATCGCAGCCGCATCACGCTGTGCATCTCCTCGCAGTGCGGCTGCGGGATGAACTGCCCCTTCTGTGCCACCGGCCAGAACGGGCTCACCCGCAACATGTCCTCCGCCGAGATCGTGGATCAGATCGTCCAGGCCAACCGCGCCATCGCCGCCGGTGAGCTGGACGCCCCGAACGCCGCAGAGGTCGCCGAGGAGAAGGACCATGCCGCGCTCGGCGAGGAGACCGACTTCGCCGAGTCCGAGGAATCGGCCGCAGCGGGCAAGAGTGCCTCGTCGTCGTCGTCGGCGGGCGTGGGCCCGCAGCGGGTCTCCAACATCGTGTTCATGGGCATGGGCGAGCCGCTGGCGAACTATAAGCGGGTGATGAACGCCGTGCGGCGCATGGTCGACCCGGCCCCCGAGGGACTGGGGATGAGCGCTCGCGGCATCACCATCTCGACTGTGGGACTGGTCCCGGCCATCCGAAAGCTGGCCGACGAGAACCTGCCGATCACCTTCGCGCTGAGCCTGCACGCCCCTGATGATGAGCTGCGCGACCAGCTCATCCCGGTGAACTCCCGCTGGAAGGCCGATGAGGCCATCGACGCGGCTCACCACTACTACAAGACCACCGGCCGGCGCGTGTCCATCGAATATGCGCTGATCAAGGACATGAACGACCACCAGTGGCGTGCGGAGCTGCTGGCCGAGAAGCTCAATGCCCGCGGCCGCGGCTGGGTGCACGTGAACCCGATCCCGCTGAACCCCACTCCCGGTTCCATCTGGACCTCCTCGGAGCCCGAGGTCATGCGGGCCTTCGTGAACCGGCTCGAGGCACTCGGCGTGCCCACCACGCTGCGCGACACCCGAGGCAAAGAGATCGACGGTGCCTGCGGCCAGCTCGCCGCCGCGGAAGACTAG
- a CDS encoding siderophore-interacting protein has protein sequence MILRSSLAEAPRSVAAGEPAEPAPQRPYRTTVARVRRLSPNFLRFTLQDEELRHFYTGGLDQRIKLLLPRADGTLPELGLWDEPPPEAMTWYTAWRELPDAQRNPIRTYTVRAIRPRQDQIDVDFVVHGTEGPASAWAMQAEVGDELVIIGPDGRSAKAGGGIEFNPGTARDILLAGDETAVPAICAILEMLPERIHGEAYLEIPTRADALDVVNRSGVEIYWLPREGTERGEPLARAVQNWGRRRAEIFAQRRSSWQPERGEPVGAPSGAEDLSEIGEGDLLWEVADAEGFREYAWLAGEAGVITGLRRHLVKDIGLSRKQVSFMGYWKHGRAGA, from the coding sequence ATGATCCTGCGCTCCAGCCTCGCCGAAGCCCCCCGCAGCGTCGCGGCGGGGGAGCCCGCCGAGCCCGCTCCGCAGCGGCCGTACCGGACCACGGTGGCCAGGGTGCGCCGGCTCAGCCCGAACTTCCTGAGGTTCACGCTGCAGGACGAGGAGCTGCGCCACTTCTACACCGGCGGACTGGACCAGCGGATCAAGCTGCTGCTGCCGCGGGCCGACGGCACCCTGCCCGAGCTCGGCCTCTGGGACGAGCCGCCGCCGGAGGCGATGACCTGGTACACCGCCTGGCGGGAGCTGCCCGACGCCCAGCGCAATCCGATCCGGACCTATACCGTGCGCGCCATCCGGCCTCGTCAGGACCAGATCGACGTGGACTTCGTGGTCCACGGCACTGAGGGGCCGGCCTCGGCCTGGGCCATGCAGGCAGAGGTGGGCGATGAGCTGGTCATCATCGGCCCCGACGGCCGATCCGCCAAGGCCGGCGGCGGCATCGAGTTCAATCCGGGCACCGCCCGGGACATCCTGCTCGCCGGGGACGAGACCGCGGTCCCGGCCATCTGCGCCATCCTGGAGATGCTCCCGGAGCGGATCCATGGTGAGGCCTACCTGGAGATCCCCACCCGCGCCGATGCGCTGGACGTGGTGAACCGCTCCGGAGTGGAGATCTACTGGCTGCCCCGAGAGGGCACCGAACGCGGAGAGCCGCTGGCCCGCGCTGTGCAGAACTGGGGCCGGCGTCGCGCCGAGATCTTCGCCCAGCGCCGCTCCTCCTGGCAGCCCGAGCGCGGTGAGCCCGTGGGAGCTCCCTCGGGGGCCGAGGACCTCAGCGAGATCGGCGAGGGTGATCTGCTGTGGGAGGTCGCCGACGCCGAGGGCTTCCGCGAATATGCCTGGCTGGCCGGGGAGGCCGGTGTCATCACCGGGCTGCGCCGCCACCTGGTCAAGGACATCGGGCTCAGTCGCAAGCAGGTCTCCTTCATGGGGTACTGGAAGCACGGGCGCGCCGGCGCCTAG
- a CDS encoding iron-siderophore ABC transporter substrate-binding protein produces MRGSRPLSPSVTRSPSAGIAVAAAALLALTGCSSSAEEDGAEASGAESGAAQESESAAGFPATIETEFGEVTVEEEPQRVVALGWGDAEVALDLGVEPVGASDWIGFEDSNGVGPWVENTYTEDPEILGTLELSYEAVAALEPDLILDVRSSGDQERHERLSSIAPTVGVAPGGANYLTDSEEQVQMIAAALGRSEAGDEMLAEQEEAFAQVTEEHPEWEGQTVTVATRTAEGWGAYTEADGRVAFMQDLGFEQNTEIAELGGDGEFSVDISDEQLNLLDADLLVGFPIFIEPTEITEDDGWNSIPAVEDDRSMVITDDLASAFSLGTPEAQIFAIEELSGEIEETLGR; encoded by the coding sequence TTGCGCGGATCACGCCCCCTCTCCCCCTCGGTCACCCGCTCGCCCTCAGCCGGAATCGCGGTCGCCGCGGCGGCGCTGCTGGCGCTGACCGGCTGCTCATCCTCCGCCGAGGAGGATGGTGCTGAAGCCAGCGGTGCGGAATCAGGCGCGGCACAGGAGAGCGAGTCCGCAGCAGGCTTCCCCGCCACGATCGAGACCGAGTTCGGTGAGGTCACCGTCGAGGAGGAGCCGCAGCGCGTCGTCGCCCTGGGCTGGGGAGACGCCGAGGTGGCCCTGGATCTGGGCGTGGAGCCGGTGGGGGCCTCCGACTGGATCGGCTTCGAGGACTCCAACGGTGTCGGCCCCTGGGTGGAGAACACCTACACCGAGGATCCGGAGATCCTCGGCACGCTGGAGCTCTCCTATGAAGCTGTCGCGGCCCTGGAGCCTGACCTGATCCTCGACGTGCGCAGCTCCGGGGACCAGGAGCGGCACGAGCGGCTGAGCTCGATCGCTCCCACGGTGGGCGTGGCGCCGGGCGGGGCGAACTACCTGACCGACTCCGAAGAGCAGGTGCAGATGATCGCTGCCGCACTCGGCCGATCCGAGGCTGGTGACGAGATGCTCGCCGAACAGGAGGAGGCCTTCGCCCAGGTCACCGAGGAGCACCCGGAGTGGGAGGGACAGACCGTCACCGTGGCCACCCGCACCGCCGAGGGCTGGGGCGCGTACACCGAGGCCGACGGCCGAGTCGCCTTCATGCAGGACCTCGGCTTCGAGCAGAACACCGAGATCGCCGAGCTGGGCGGGGATGGTGAATTCAGCGTGGACATCTCCGATGAGCAGCTGAACCTCCTCGACGCGGACCTGCTCGTCGGCTTCCCGATCTTCATCGAGCCCACCGAGATCACCGAGGATGACGGCTGGAACAGCATTCCCGCCGTGGAGGACGACCGGTCCATGGTGATCACCGACGACCTCGCCTCGGCCTTCTCCCTGGGCACGCCTGAGGCGCAGATCTTCGCCATCGAGGAGCTCAGCGGCGAGATCGAGGAGACGCTGGGCCGATGA
- a CDS encoding FecCD family ABC transporter permease, giving the protein MTAESHTLRRPGRPGMHPHALGRSATPRTRFALILGLFLLLLLCLASISIGSRGIGLDTIWAALSAGEVSAADEHAVLGLRVPRTLAAVVVGAALAVAGALMQSLTRNPLAEPGLLGVSAGSAFAVAIAIVGFGITAPLGYIWFALAGAFGATVTVALIGGMSSGRADPMRLVLAGVALSAVLSGIIGALRLSDPRTFNALQVWEAGILAGRGLDVTLTVAPLVLAALLVALPLGKGLNTLALGDELAAALGVSLWKTRVLSILAITVLAGGAAAIAGPIAFIGLMVPHAARFFAGADQRWVLLLSMVFGPILMLTADILARLIVWPGEMPVGLVSALIGAPVLVLLIRRRKALKL; this is encoded by the coding sequence ATGACGGCAGAATCACACACTCTCCGACGACCCGGCCGCCCGGGCATGCATCCGCATGCCCTGGGACGCAGCGCGACCCCACGGACCCGGTTCGCGCTCATCCTCGGACTGTTCCTCCTGCTGCTGCTGTGCCTGGCCAGCATCAGCATCGGCAGCCGCGGCATCGGCCTGGACACGATCTGGGCGGCGCTCAGCGCAGGAGAGGTCAGCGCCGCAGACGAGCACGCCGTGCTGGGTCTGCGAGTGCCGCGCACGCTCGCCGCCGTCGTCGTCGGTGCCGCTCTTGCCGTGGCGGGAGCGCTGATGCAGTCACTGACCCGCAATCCGCTGGCCGAGCCCGGTCTGCTCGGCGTGTCCGCCGGCTCCGCCTTCGCAGTGGCCATCGCGATCGTCGGCTTCGGCATCACCGCCCCGCTGGGCTATATCTGGTTCGCCCTGGCAGGAGCGTTCGGCGCCACGGTGACCGTGGCGCTGATCGGCGGGATGTCCTCCGGCCGGGCAGACCCGATGCGCCTGGTCCTCGCGGGTGTCGCCCTCTCGGCCGTGCTCTCCGGGATCATCGGGGCGCTGCGCCTCTCCGATCCGCGCACCTTCAACGCGCTGCAGGTCTGGGAGGCCGGGATCCTCGCCGGACGCGGCCTCGACGTCACCCTCACCGTGGCGCCGCTGGTGCTGGCCGCGCTGCTGGTCGCACTGCCGCTGGGCAAGGGGCTGAACACCCTCGCCCTCGGCGATGAGCTGGCTGCCGCACTGGGCGTCTCGCTCTGGAAGACGCGGGTGCTGAGCATCCTGGCCATCACCGTGCTGGCCGGCGGAGCCGCGGCGATCGCCGGGCCGATCGCCTTCATCGGACTGATGGTCCCGCATGCCGCGCGCTTCTTCGCCGGCGCCGACCAGCGCTGGGTGCTGCTGCTCTCGATGGTCTTCGGTCCCATCCTGATGCTCACCGCCGACATCCTGGCCCGGCTCATCGTCTGGCCCGGGGAGATGCCCGTGGGCCTGGTCAGCGCGCTGATCGGTGCGCCCGTGCTGGTGCTGCTGATCCGACGGCGGAAGGCGCTGAAGCTGTGA
- a CDS encoding FecCD family ABC transporter permease codes for MTAALDSPTPRAPATPRLTHRPVRSVLVAAGLCLALVILTVIALGMGDYPLNPGEVLTALTGAGEFDSTVVLSWRLPRITAALVFGAALALSGALFQTLTRNPLGSPDIIGFSTGAYTGVLLATVGIGGVTLADGLIGTALGALIGGLGTALLVYFLAYRQGVQGFRLIVVGIGVTAALHAVNSWILLRAQTETAMGAAIWGAGSLSLTSWSDVLPAIGIVVAVLPLLLISVRPLRQLELGDDVAASHGVKVEPTRLVILGVGVLLTALVTAATGPIAFVALAAPQIARLVARSAGIPLVHSALMGALVLLGSDMIAQQALAQPIPVGMVTVVLGGGYLAALLAHQARRE; via the coding sequence GTGACTGCGGCTCTGGACTCCCCCACGCCCCGCGCCCCGGCGACACCGCGGCTCACTCACCGTCCGGTCCGCTCGGTGCTCGTCGCGGCGGGCCTGTGCCTCGCCCTGGTGATCCTGACCGTCATCGCGCTGGGCATGGGCGACTACCCGCTGAATCCCGGCGAGGTGCTGACCGCGCTGACCGGAGCCGGCGAGTTCGACTCCACCGTGGTGCTCTCCTGGCGACTGCCGCGGATCACCGCCGCGCTGGTCTTCGGTGCGGCCCTGGCCCTCTCGGGGGCACTGTTCCAGACGCTCACCCGCAACCCGCTGGGGTCCCCGGACATCATCGGCTTCTCCACCGGCGCCTACACCGGAGTGCTCCTCGCCACAGTCGGCATCGGTGGGGTGACCCTGGCCGACGGGCTGATCGGCACCGCGCTGGGCGCCCTGATCGGCGGACTGGGCACTGCGCTGCTGGTCTACTTCCTGGCGTACCGGCAGGGCGTGCAGGGCTTCCGGCTGATCGTGGTCGGCATCGGGGTCACCGCCGCGCTGCATGCGGTGAACTCCTGGATCCTGCTGCGTGCGCAGACCGAGACGGCCATGGGCGCGGCGATCTGGGGCGCCGGCTCGCTGAGCCTGACCAGCTGGTCAGACGTGCTGCCGGCGATCGGGATCGTGGTGGCGGTGCTGCCGCTGCTGCTGATCTCGGTGCGACCGCTGCGCCAGCTCGAGCTCGGTGACGATGTGGCCGCGTCCCACGGGGTCAAGGTCGAGCCCACCCGGCTCGTCATCCTCGGAGTCGGCGTGCTGCTCACCGCACTGGTCACCGCCGCGACCGGTCCCATCGCCTTCGTCGCACTGGCGGCCCCGCAGATCGCGCGACTGGTGGCGCGCTCGGCGGGCATCCCGCTGGTGCATTCGGCGCTCATGGGAGCGCTGGTGCTGCTGGGCTCGGACATGATCGCGCAGCAGGCGCTGGCCCAGCCCATTCCGGTCGGGATGGTCACCGTGGTGCTCGGCGGCGGCTACCTGGCCGCGCTGCTGGCCCACCAGGCCCGCCGGGAGTGA